CTGCCCGAGACGTGCGAGGTGCCCCCGCACCGCATCATCCGCACCTTCCCGCAGCTGCTCGAGCCCGAGACCGCCCCGCCGAGGGCCTGATCCCCGGCCCCGGCAATTTGGCTTGGGCGATTAATTCTCGATGTGCAAGACTGTGATTCCGCGGACGTTTCTCGCGATCGACATACCGGCGGAGGGGACGATCATGGGGAAGGGAAGCTGGCTGCCGATGGGCATTGCGCTCGCGCTGTTGACCACGGGGTGCGCCACCGAGCGCGAGTGGACCACCTGGCGCGCGCATCCGACGCACTACGCCAACGGGAACCACATGGCATTCTCGGTCACCAACATGGTGGGTGGCGCCCCGCGTGTCACGCCCGAGCTGGTGCAGACGGCCAAGCGCGAAGGCTGGTGGGGCCGCAACATGCCGTCCGACGCGCAGCTCGCCAACGTGAGCGGCACCTGGGAAGGCACGTGGACCGGCTACGGCCTGCAGCGGGTCCCCCGCAGCGGCATCGCCACCGGCACCTTCCAGCTGAACGGCGGCGCTACCGGCGAAGGCCGGCTCTCCATGAGCGACGCGCAGGTCGCGGAGGGCGTGCCGCTGGCGTTGCGCGAGGGCTCCTCGATGGGCGTCCCGGTCCAGATCTCGGTCTCGGAGACCGAGATGTGGGTGAACAACGCGGAGACGCGGCGGCCGTTCGCGGCGATCTTCGTGCTCGAGGGCGATCGCCTGGTCGGGAACTTCCTCTACACCGGCTCGCCGGTCCGCGTCGAGCTGACCCGGCAGCGCTGAGGGCCGCCGGCGTCAGGGCGGGGCGGGCTGGACGACGACGGTCCTGATCACCGCCAGATAGCGCTGCGCTACCCGTTGCACGTCGGCCGCGGTGACCGCCCGCACCGCGTCGACGTAGCGGCCGAGGAACTCGTGGCCGACGTCGTCTTCCTCGTAGGCCGCGAGATACCACGCTTGCCGGGCATTCGTCCGGCGATCCATCGCGAGATTGCCCAGCAGGTAGGCCTTGGCCACTCGCAATTCGTCCTCGCCGACCGGCTCCCGTCGCACCCGCTCGAGCTGCTGCCGCAGCGCGGTCTCCGCGCGGTTCACGTTCTCCGGCGCGGTGCCGAGGCGCACCAGAAAGTAGCTGTTGTCCACGCGCGTCGGATACTGCGTGCCGGTGGTGTAGGCCAGGCCCGCCTTGTCCCGTAGCTCGGAGAAGAAGCGGCCGGCCATGCCGCCGCCGAGCACGGCGCCGAGCACCTGCACCGCGGCGTAGTCCGGATCGGTCAGCGGCGGCGCCAGCGTGCCCATCAGGATCTGGGCCTGCGCGCCGGGCACGATCCGCACCTCGCGCCACGGCGCGGGGGCCGGCGGCGGAGGCGGCGAAGCGACCGGCAACCGGCCCGCGGGCGCCGGCCCGAAGAGGCGGGTGGCCTGCGCGACGACCTCGGCGGTCCGCACGCGGCCGCTCACCGCGAGCACCATCCCGCCCGGCACGTAGTGACGCTTGTAGTG
This region of Candidatus Methylomirabilota bacterium genomic DNA includes:
- a CDS encoding pitrilysin family protein is translated as MRPRAVVVAAALLLAGLGVASAAAQGPAVVRTRLPNGLTVLVRDNPIAPVVGISLMVKMGTRWETTDNAGISNLVQLMAVRGTPTRDGTQIVEAADAMGGSIEATGDVDFSEIAGTALSRHWIELLELVADIALRPSMPDGVLGSVRDFLLRQVRNRGEKPYDVGLDTLTARTFGRHPYAWDPIGLKESLARIDREALLAHYKRHYVPGGMVLAVSGRVRTAEVVAQATRLFGPAPAGRLPVASPPPPPAPAPWREVRIVPGAQAQILMGTLAPPLTDPDYAAVQVLGAVLGGGMAGRFFSELRDKAGLAYTTGTQYPTRVDNSYFLVRLGTAPENVNRAETALRQQLERVRREPVGEDELRVAKAYLLGNLAMDRRTNARQAWYLAAYEEDDVGHEFLGRYVDAVRAVTAADVQRVAQRYLAVIRTVVVQPAPP